From the Halomonas sp. MCCC 1A13316 genome, the window GTGACGGACCAGGCTGCCGCTGCCGACTACCAACAGTACGCCCAGGGCGACGCTGCCGAGCAGTAGCGGATCGAGCACCCGGGCCAGCGGATCGGCGGCCGACTGACCACCATCGAGCAGCACCATGGCCAGCGCCACCACCGCAACGGCCGCAGCCATCATGCCCGCCACTGCCACAATCAACAGCAGGACCAGCCAGATGGTGAGGCGTCTTGCGCGCTCCTGGGCACCGAAGAAATCCATGGCCGTATGCGTCAGAAGCGAACGCTGGGCGCGGCCTGGATCTCGGCGCTATCGTCGAACTCCAGCAGCGCCGCATCTTCGCTGTGACCCAGCGGCCCCGCCAGCAGCACCGGCGGGAAGCTCTGCTTGTAGGTGTTGTACTGCATGACCGCGTCGTTGAAGGCCTGGCGGGCGAAGGCGACACGATTTTCGGTGCTGGTGAGGGTCTCGGAGAGCTGGTGCATGTTGTCGGAGGCCTTGAGGTCCGGATAGGCCTCCATCACTACGTTGAGCCGCCCCAGGGCGGCCCCCAGTGCACCCTCGGCACCAGCCAGTTCGGCCATGGCGCCGGGATCGCCCGGCCTGGCGGCGGCCGACTTCAGCCCGGCCAGGGCGGCGTTGCGCGCCTCGGTCACTGCAGTCAGTGTGTCGCGCTCGTGAGCCATGTAGGCCTTGGCGGTTTCCACCAGGTTGGGGATCAGGTCATAGCGTCGCTTCAGCTGCACCTCGATCTGGGCGAAAGCATTCTGGTAACGGTTCTTCAAGGCCACCAAGCGGTTGTAGATGCTGACGCCGTAGACCACCAGCAGGGCCAGCACTACCAGTAGCACGATTGTCGTGACTTGCATGTTATCTCCTCGAAGCGGGCCCTTGGCGATGACGCCGCCAGTGCCATTTGCGCAGCAAACTTTTACACTCAGCTCTCGAATACATTATCAGAACATTGGGGATAGATGATCGACGCCGCTTTCATCATTGCCGCCTGCCTCGGTGGCGTGACGGCCCTGGCCATACGCCTGCCGCCACTCGTCGGATTCCTGGCGGCCGGCTTCGCCCTCAACATGCTGGGCTATGAGTCGACGCCGCTGCTTACCACGATCGCGGAGGTCGGCGTGACGCTGCTGTTATTCAGCATCGGGTTGAAGCTCAACGTTCGCCACCTGCTCAAGGGCGAGGTATGGGGCAGCGCATCGTTGCACATGATAGGGTCCAGCCTGCTCTTCCTGCTCGTTCTCGGCGCGCTCAAGTGGCTGGGACTGGAACAACTGGGGAACACTGGCTGGTCCACCCTGCTGCTGCTGGGCTTCGCCCTCTCCTTTTCCAGCACGGTCTTCGTGGTCAAGGTTCTCGAAAAACGCAGCGAGACCCAGTCGGCTCATGGCCGCCTGGCGCTCGGGGTGCTGATCATGCAGGACGTCTTCGCCGTCATTTTCATTTCGACCTCGTCCGGCGAACTGCCAAGCCCCTGGGCTCTTGGACTGGTACTGCTGAAACCTCTGGCGCCGCTGCTACGTCAGACACTGGATCGCTTCGGACACGGCGAGATGCAGATGCTGTTCGGCATGTTCCTGGCCCTGGTGCTGGGTTACGGCCTGTTCGAACTGGTCGGCCTCAAGGGCGACCTCGGCGCTCTGGTCATCGGCCTGCTGCTGGCGCCGCATCCCGCCGCCGGCAACCTCTCCCGTTCCATGTTCAACCTGAAGGAGTTGCTGCTTGTGGGCTTCTTCCTGAGCATCGGCTTCACCAGTACGCCGACTTGGGAGATGCTGGGCCTGGCCATGCTGCTGGTACTTGTATTACCGCTCAAGAGCCTGCTCTACCAAGTGGTTTTCATGGCGTTCCCGATGCGGCACCGGACCTCGCTGCTGGCCACCCTGACGCTCACCAACTATTCCGAGTTCGGCCTGATCGTAGGCGCCCTGGCGGTCGCCACGGGCTGGCTGGCACAGGAGTGGCTGGTCGTGCTGTCACTGGCGGTAGCCCTGAGCTTCGCTTTTTCCGCCGTGCTCAATACCGTCAGCGAGAGCGCCTACCGTCGTCTGGAGGCGCTGCTTCCCGCCAGGCAGGAACAGGCGCTGTCGACCCGTGAACGACCGATCGAAATCGGCGACGCCCAGGCGGTGGTACTTGGCATGGGGCGGATCGGACGCAGCGTCTATCGGCGACTGCGCAAGCAGTATGGCCTGAGGGTACTGGGCATCGACAGCAATCCAAAGACCGTCACCGACCTTGGCGAGCGCGGTTTCAATCTGCTCGAAGGAGATGCGCTGGATTCGGATTTCTGGGATAAGTTGCTGATGTCGGACGACGTGCAAATGGTCATCCTGGCCATGCCACACCATTCGGGGAACCTCTTCGCGCTGCAACAGCTGCGCAACCGTCAGTTCCCTGGTCGCATCACTGCAGTCGTCGAATATCCCGAAGAGATCGAACCGATACGCGAACTGGGGGCCAATGCAGTCTTCCATGTCTATGACGAGGCGGGGAGAGCCTTGGCAGACAGCGCTGCCGAAACCGCAGGAGTCGCGCCCGTGGCGCAGCAGATGGGCTGAGACGAGCCCCATTCAGACGAGAGAGCGCATATGCAGGACTTCTTCACCTGGCTGGGTCGCACCCTGGGCGAGATCATTCGCTTCGTGGTCGACCTGCTGGTTAACTTCTTTCAGAACCTGGGCGCTTCCGCCCGTGGCTTTTTCGATGGCCTGGCAACGTCGCTGGGTATCTCCCCCTCGCTGGTCAGCCTGGCGGTACTGCTGCTCGGCCTGTGGCTGCTCTACCTCGCGCTGCGCGCCCTGCTGCGCCGACGCCTCTTCGCCACCCTGATCTGGGCGTTGCTGGGGGTGACGGTGCTGAGCTGGCTCATCTACTAACCCCAACCTGAAACAAAGTGCCGCCCCTGGGGCGGCACTTATGGTTACCAAGAAATTACCCTTTACTCATGCAAGGGCTTTTTCGATCACCTCATAAACATTCGGCGAGAGCTCCTCGGCGCGGATGCGTTCGAGCTCACTCTTCATCAGTTCCTGGCGCGATTCATCGAAGCGCTGCCAGCGGGTCAACGGCGTCACCAGGCGTGCGGCGATTTCCGGATTGAGCCGGTTGAGTTCGATCACCACATCGGCCAGTAGCCGGTAGCCCTCGCCGTCGGCGCGATGGAAGTTGATCCGGTTCTGGTTGGCGAAGGTACCGATGAGCGCGCGCACCTTGTTCGGATTCTTCAACGAGAACGCCGGGTGTGCCATCAGGTGCTTGACCCGATCCAGCGCGTCCGCCTGTGGCCGGGTTACCTGGATGGCGAACCACTGGTCCATCACCAGGGAGTCGTGAGCCCACTTCTCGCCGAAGGCACGCAGCGCGGGGCGCGCCAGGTCGTCGCGGCTGCTGTGGGTCAGCAGCGTCAGCGCATGGCGAACGTCGGTCATGTTGTGGTCGGCCTCGAACTGCTGGCGGGCGAGTTCGATGGCCTGCTCATCCTCGATCGCCATCAGGTAGGAAAGCGCCACGTTCTTGAGGCTGCGCCGGCCGATCTGGTCGGGTTCGGGCGCGTAGGGCTCATCGCTACGATTCTCCTCGTAGAGGCGCAGGAAGTCGTCGCGCAGGGTCGCGGCCAGCGACTGCTTGACGAAGACTCGCGCGGCGTGGATTGCCTCGACGTCCACCAGTGGCTGCTGTTCTGCAATATAGGCCTCTGAGGGCAGGGACAGCATCTCGGCCAGCACCGCCTTGTCGTCGCCGTTGCGTTCCAGCAGAGCACGGAAGGCCTCGACCACGCGGGTATCCATGACTTTCTCGACGCCATTGCGATGGGCGGCGATCAGGTCATCCAGCGCCAGCATGGCCAACCGCTGGCCGGCATCCCAGCGGTTGAAGCCATCGGAGTCGTTGGCCAACAGGAAGGCCAGGTCCTCGCGGCTGTAGGGGAAGCGCAGCTGAACCGGCGCCGAGAAGCCACGCAGCAGCGAAGGCACCGGCGCCTCACTCACATCGGTGAAGACGAAGGTCTGCTCCGTCTCGCGCAGGTGGATCACCCCATCGCTATCGAGCGACTCCCCATCCAGCGTCAAGGGCAGGTCGCGCCCCGACTTGGTACCCACCAGGCCCATACGCACGGGAATGTGCAGCGGCTGCTTCTCTGGCTGCCCAGGCGTCGCAGGCGTACGCTGCCGCAGGGTCAGATGGTACTCAGCGTTGGCGTAGTCATACTCGCCGTAGGCGTCGATCTCCGGGGTGCCGGCCTGGGAATACCACCGCATGAATTGGGAGAGATCCTGGCCCGACGCCTCGGCCATGCAGTCGACGAAATCCTCGATGGTCACCGCCTGGCCGTCGAAGCGCTCGAAGTAGAGATCGCTGCCCCGCCGGAAGGCCTCCCAGCCCACCAGGTTGCACAGCATGCGCACCACTTCGGCACCCTTCTCGTAGATGGTCAAGGTGTAGAAGTTTCCGATCTCGATGTAGTGGTCGGGGCGCACCGGGTGCGCGGTGGGCCCAGCATCCTCGGCGAACTGAGCGGTGCGGAAGAAGGCCACGTCCTCGATGCGCTTGACCGGCGCCGAATTGACGTCGGCGGAGAAGCACTGATCGCGGAATACGGTGAAGCCCTCCTTGAGCGAGAGCTGGAACCAGTCGCGGCAGGTCACTCGATTGCCCGACCAGTTGTGGAAATATTCATGGGCGACGATACCCTCGACCCGCTGAAACGTCGCATCGGTGGCGGTATGCGGATGGGTCAGCAC encodes:
- a CDS encoding LemA family protein is translated as MQVTTIVLLVVLALLVVYGVSIYNRLVALKNRYQNAFAQIEVQLKRRYDLIPNLVETAKAYMAHERDTLTAVTEARNAALAGLKSAAARPGDPGAMAELAGAEGALGAALGRLNVVMEAYPDLKASDNMHQLSETLTSTENRVAFARQAFNDAVMQYNTYKQSFPPVLLAGPLGHSEDAALLEFDDSAEIQAAPSVRF
- a CDS encoding cation:proton antiporter family protein, producing the protein MIDAAFIIAACLGGVTALAIRLPPLVGFLAAGFALNMLGYESTPLLTTIAEVGVTLLLFSIGLKLNVRHLLKGEVWGSASLHMIGSSLLFLLVLGALKWLGLEQLGNTGWSTLLLLGFALSFSSTVFVVKVLEKRSETQSAHGRLALGVLIMQDVFAVIFISTSSGELPSPWALGLVLLKPLAPLLRQTLDRFGHGEMQMLFGMFLALVLGYGLFELVGLKGDLGALVIGLLLAPHPAAGNLSRSMFNLKELLLVGFFLSIGFTSTPTWEMLGLAMLLVLVLPLKSLLYQVVFMAFPMRHRTSLLATLTLTNYSEFGLIVGALAVATGWLAQEWLVVLSLAVALSFAFSAVLNTVSESAYRRLEALLPARQEQALSTRERPIEIGDAQAVVLGMGRIGRSVYRRLRKQYGLRVLGIDSNPKTVTDLGERGFNLLEGDALDSDFWDKLLMSDDVQMVILAMPHHSGNLFALQQLRNRQFPGRITAVVEYPEEIEPIRELGANAVFHVYDEAGRALADSAAETAGVAPVAQQMG
- the pepN gene encoding aminopeptidase N encodes the protein MSEPKPTHRHDYRPPAYRVTHVELTFELDPAATKVKASLQMERHPQSSGDEALKLDGEKLILKRIAIDGQMLADDEYTLSDAGLSVHNPPRQFRLETEVEIAPSENTALEGLYLSNGMYCTQCEAEGFRRITYYPDRPDVMATFSTTVIGDRRSLPVLLSNGNPVEQGELPGDRHFVTWNDPFPKPSYLFALVAGDLQKVEDRFTTMNGREVALQVWVEEENLGKTDHAMASLKRAMQWDEETYGREYDLDLFMIVAVNDFNMGAMENKGLNIFNSAAVLTHPHTATDATFQRVEGIVAHEYFHNWSGNRVTCRDWFQLSLKEGFTVFRDQCFSADVNSAPVKRIEDVAFFRTAQFAEDAGPTAHPVRPDHYIEIGNFYTLTIYEKGAEVVRMLCNLVGWEAFRRGSDLYFERFDGQAVTIEDFVDCMAEASGQDLSQFMRWYSQAGTPEIDAYGEYDYANAEYHLTLRQRTPATPGQPEKQPLHIPVRMGLVGTKSGRDLPLTLDGESLDSDGVIHLRETEQTFVFTDVSEAPVPSLLRGFSAPVQLRFPYSREDLAFLLANDSDGFNRWDAGQRLAMLALDDLIAAHRNGVEKVMDTRVVEAFRALLERNGDDKAVLAEMLSLPSEAYIAEQQPLVDVEAIHAARVFVKQSLAATLRDDFLRLYEENRSDEPYAPEPDQIGRRSLKNVALSYLMAIEDEQAIELARQQFEADHNMTDVRHALTLLTHSSRDDLARPALRAFGEKWAHDSLVMDQWFAIQVTRPQADALDRVKHLMAHPAFSLKNPNKVRALIGTFANQNRINFHRADGEGYRLLADVVIELNRLNPEIAARLVTPLTRWQRFDESRQELMKSELERIRAEELSPNVYEVIEKALA